Proteins from a single region of Sphingomonas morindae:
- a CDS encoding putative DNA modification/repair radical SAM protein, producing the protein MAQLDLRAKLGILADAAKYDASCASSGTRKRSSEGQAKGIGSTEGMGICHAYAPDGRCISLLKILLTNSCIFDCHYCINRKSSNVRRARFTPAEVVELTLSFYRRNYIEGLFLSSGIIRSSDYTMEQLVEVARSLREDHHFRGYIHLKTIPDADPLLIEAAGRHADRLSINVELPTESGLARLAPEKSAPRIEGAMAGVRHKIEDRQDARRRYRSAPGFAPAGQSTQMIIGADAATDRDIMTKAHGLYDRHALRRVYYSAFSPIPDASAVLPLKRPPLIREHRLYQSDWMLRFYGYSLADISAAADPASGMLPLDMDPKLAWALRFREHFPVDVNRAPREALLRVPGLGVKAVNGILAARRWRRLRLEDIARLTRSVVKLRPFLIAEDWRPVRLGDRLEVAPPPPRQQLELFAA; encoded by the coding sequence ATGGCCCAGCTCGATCTCCGCGCCAAGCTTGGCATTCTCGCGGACGCGGCGAAATATGATGCGTCCTGCGCATCGTCGGGCACGCGCAAACGCTCGTCCGAGGGCCAGGCCAAGGGCATCGGCTCGACCGAGGGCATGGGGATCTGCCACGCCTATGCGCCCGACGGGCGCTGCATCTCGCTGCTCAAGATCCTGCTGACGAACAGCTGCATCTTCGACTGCCACTATTGCATCAACCGCAAAAGCTCGAATGTGCGGCGCGCGCGCTTCACGCCGGCGGAAGTGGTGGAACTCACCCTCTCCTTCTACCGCCGCAACTATATCGAGGGCCTGTTCCTCTCCTCGGGCATCATCCGCTCCTCCGACTATACGATGGAGCAGCTGGTGGAGGTGGCGCGCAGCCTGCGCGAGGATCATCATTTTCGCGGCTATATCCACCTCAAGACCATTCCGGACGCCGACCCGCTGCTGATCGAGGCGGCCGGGCGCCATGCCGACCGGCTCTCGATCAATGTCGAGCTGCCCACCGAGAGCGGGCTGGCGCGGCTGGCGCCCGAGAAATCGGCGCCGCGTATCGAGGGCGCGATGGCGGGCGTGCGCCACAAGATCGAGGATCGCCAGGATGCGCGGCGGCGCTACCGCTCCGCGCCCGGCTTCGCGCCGGCCGGCCAGTCCACGCAGATGATCATCGGCGCCGATGCGGCCACCGATCGCGACATCATGACCAAGGCGCACGGCCTATATGACCGCCACGCGCTGCGCCGCGTCTATTATTCGGCCTTCAGCCCGATCCCCGATGCGAGCGCGGTGCTGCCGCTCAAGCGGCCGCCGCTGATCCGCGAGCATCGGCTCTACCAGAGCGACTGGATGCTGCGCTTCTACGGCTATTCGCTGGCCGATATTTCGGCGGCGGCCGATCCGGCCTCGGGCATGCTGCCGCTGGACATGGACCCCAAGCTCGCCTGGGCGCTGCGCTTCCGCGAGCATTTCCCGGTGGACGTGAACCGCGCCCCGCGCGAGGCGCTGCTCCGCGTGCCGGGCCTCGGGGTCAAGGCGGTCAACGGCATCCTCGCCGCGCGGCGCTGGCGCCGGCTGCGGCTGGAGGATATCGCCCGGCTCACCCGCTCGGTCGTCAAATTGCGGCCCTTTCTGATCGCGGAGGATTGGCGGCCGGTGCGGCTGGGCGACCGGCTCGAGGTGGCGCCGCCGCCGCCCCGCCAGCAGCTCGAGCTGTTCGCCGCCTGA